A DNA window from Theobroma cacao cultivar B97-61/B2 chromosome 5, Criollo_cocoa_genome_V2, whole genome shotgun sequence contains the following coding sequences:
- the LOC18599716 gene encoding uncharacterized protein LOC18599716 isoform X2 — protein MEIELEPRVKPLSYKVKATSRESPSQKASNVLDTDLRTHWSTATNTKEWILLELDEPCLLSHIRIYNKSVLEWEIAVGLRYKPETFVRVRPRCEAPRRDMMYPMNYTPCRYVRISCLRGNPIAIFFIQLIGISVTGLEPEFQPVVNHLLPQIMSHKQDAHDMYLQLLQDMTNRLLVFLPHLEADFANFSDAADSNLRFLAMLAGPFYPILHIVKERDTARSSGNIADSEVPRNTQSLSLLTVSSNFEPRRSRNTSPFVLSTSSSIAFRSDAIFVLLRKAYKDSNLGTVCRMACRMLQKLTEPLTMVDELTPSAEVTPVLDESSKSELLNPLPMVDYSKLFGEEFQVIDDQWDPSILNVLDVGAVEEGILHVLYACASQLCSKLEDSTSDFWSALPLVQALLPALRPFMSSPSDHVDDTFSQWKQPFVQQALSQIVVTASSSLYHPLLQACAGYLSSYSPSHAKAACVLIDLCCGVLAPWITQVIAKVDLTVELVEDLLGIIQGARHSMARARAALKYIVLVLSGHMDDILGKYKEVKHNILFLVEMLEPFLDPAIYTSTSKIAFGDVSFAFLEKQEQTCLIALNIIRTAVQKPAVLPSIESEWRRRSVAPSVLLSILEPRIQLPPEIDMCISPISEDVEHESLNASPVLHCESDGKTDVLETAVKMDALEDVSLLFAPPELRSTTLTNVCSIPNENVLELNQMDLNSEQKDVEKKISNQFQNSLVLDAGFAAEYYNLQADYLQLMNFRDCELKASEFQRLASDLHSQHEISHESHDAAIDALLLAAECYVNPFFVISLKASSNIMNKMNVCRVKIPKTFEMSELRRVTKKTNSNLQTISHLEKNRDKVVLKILLEAAELDRKYHKKLSDGEDCESYSVESDEQVIEISPFDIQSADAVTLVRQNQSLLCNFLIRRLQGEQHSLHEILMQCLVFLLHSATKLHCTPEHVIDIILQSANYLNGMLTSFSCRFKEGQCQLNPEKIHGLQRRWILLRRLVIASSGGGVGSDFAVNINNGFRHGNLIPPSAWMQKIPTFSHSTSPLVRFLGWMAISRNAKQFIEERLFLTSDMSELTYLLSIFADELAVVDKFVDPKHEDLKIEQSGDKQDSPIPNGVDLADGQHRYQSFRVIYPDLCKFFPNMKKQFEAFGEIILEAVGLQLKSLPSAVVPDILCWFSDLCSWPFFHKDQATSHSSCTHLKGHVAKNAKAIILFVLEAIVVEHMEALVPEIPRVVLVLVSLCRASYCDTSFLDSVLHLLKPIISYSLHKVSDEEKLLVDDSCHNFESLCFDELFSNIRQRNENQDSSLEKAFSGALTIFILASVFPDLSFQRRREILQSLTFWADFTAFEPSTSFHDYLCAFNAVMESCKVFLLQHLRVSNFVPLQLPPFSDSGKLGESGSESFSWFLNDILHGSTPNEISENLESNSFDAIVLNEKNYNLSEEEIEDFTKDLEGVISKLYPTIEQCWSLHHQLAKKLTIASAQCFVYSRCLLSMAPAIHNAEGYKNENSLPSKSVDRLPAQWKTGLEGLAGTILMLQENACWQVASVMLDCLLGVPLGFPLDNVIDSICTAIKNFSSKAPKISWRLQTDKWLSILCIRGIHSLHESEVPPLVNMFLTMLGHPEPEQRFIVLQHLGRLVGQDVDGGIMVQSSKFCSKIVSPGLVPSIPEKIISLLVSSTWDQVAVLASTDVSLSLRTRAMALLVDYVPFADRHQLQSFLAAADSLLYGLGRLVYPICEGPLLKLSLALITSACLYSPAEDISLIPQKVWENIETLGFSKAEYRLPDLEKKACQVLCRLRNEGDDAKEVLQEVLSSSSAKQSDPEFGSTRESVLQVLANLTSVQSYFDIFARETDQEAMELEEAELELDLIQKEGVLQESLKDSEDGHQLPRLATPVRDENRLQQIKDCIRSFKKNKLQDDIVARRQQKLLMRRARQKYLEEASLREAELLQELDRERTAEAEKDIERQRLLELERAKTRELRHNLDMEKERQTQRELQRELEQAESGLRSSRRDFPSSHSSRPRERYRERENGRSSNEGSTRTTSSSLQPENTTSSSMAAMPTVVLSGSRSFSGQPPTILQSRDRADECSSSYEENFDGSKDSGDTGSVGDPELVSAFDGQSGGFGSSQRHGSRGSKSRQVLERRERDGRRESKWERKHS, from the exons ATGGAGATAGAATTGGAGCCAAGGGTGAAGCCATTGAGTTACAAAGTGAAAGCAACATCTCGAGAGTCACCCTCTCAGAAAGCCTCTAACGTTCTTGACACCGACCTCAGGACTCATTGGTCCACTGCTACGAATACTAAGGAATGGATCTTGCTTGAGCTTGAT GAACCTTGCCTATTGTCACATATAAGGATTTATAACAAATCGGTGCTTGAATGGGAGATAGCTGTTGGCTTACGCTATAAG CCAGAGACATTTGTAAGAGTTCGCCCCCGCTGTGAGGCACCTCGCCGTGATATGATGTATCCTATGAACTACACTCCATGCCGTTATGTACGAATATCTTGTTTGCGAGGAAACCCaattgcaattttttttattcag TTGATTGGGATCTCAGTGACTGGTCTTGAACCAGAGTTTCAGCCAGTTGTTAATCACCTATTGCCGCAAATTATGTCACACAAACAAGATGCTCATGATATGTATCTTCAG TTGCTTCAAGACATGACAAATCGATTACTTGTGTTCCTTCCCCATCTTGAG GCAGACTTTGCCAATTTTTCAGATGCTGCTGATTCCAATTTACGTTTCCTGGCGATGCTTGCTGGTCCTTTTTATCCAATACTTCACATCGTGAAAGAAAG AGATACTGCCAGATCTTCAGGCAATATTGCTGATTCTGAAGTTCCTAGAAATACTCAGTCATTGTCATTACTGACAGTTTCCTCTAACTTTGAG CCAAGGAGATCTCGTAACACCTCACCTTTTGTCTTATCCACTTCCAGTTCCATAGCGTTCCGTTCAGATGCAATTTTTGTGCTGCTGAGAAAAGCATATAAAGATTCTAACCTAGGGACTGTTTGCAGAATG GCTTGTAGAATGCTTCAGAAGCTTACAGAGCCACTTACAATGGTAGACGAATTAACTCCTTCCGCTGAAGTTACACCAGTTTTGGATGAGTCATCAAAATCAGAGTTACTTAATCCTCTTCCCATGGTTGATTACTCAAAATTATTTGGGGAGGAATTCCAAGTGATAGATGATCAGTGGGACCCTAGCATTCTTAATGTCTTGGATGTGGGGGCAGTGGAAGAAGGAATTTTACATGTTCTCTATGCTTGTGCGTCTCAG CTCTGCAGCAAATTAGAAGACAGTACTTCTGACTTTTGGTCTGCATTACCACTTGTACAAGCATTGCTGCCAG CACTTCGTCCTTTCATGAGCAGTCCTTCTGATCATGTTGATGATACTTTTTCTCAATGGAAACAGCCTTTTGTTCAACAAGCTCTCTCTCAG ATTGTTGTTACAGCATCTTCTTCATTGTACCATCCACTTCTTCAAGCCTGTGCTGGCTATTTGTCATCATATTCACCATCTCAT gCTAAGGCTGCATGTGTTCTAATTGACCTATGTTGTGGCGTGCTAGCTCCTTGGATTACTCAGGTCATTGCAAAG GTTGATTTAACTGTGGAGCTTGTGGAGGACCTTTTGGGCATAATCCAG GGAGCCCGCCACTCAATGGCTCGTGCTCGTGCTGCTCTTAAATACATAGTGCTAGTTCTGTCGGGTCACATGGATGATATACTAGGGAAATATAAG GAAGTCAAGCACAATATTCTCTTTCTTGTGGAGATGCTAGAGCCTTTTCTCGATCCTGCCATATATACATCAACAAGCAAAATAGCCTTTGGTGATGTATCATTTGCTTTCCTGGAGAAGCAAGAGCAAACTTGTCTAATTGCCCTCAATATCATCCGTACAGCGGTTCAAAAGCCAGCTGTTCTTCCTTCGATTGAATCTGAATGGAGGCGTCGATCAGTTGCCCCTAG TGTCCTTCTTTCAATATTGGAACCCCGCATACAATTACCTCCAGAAATTGACATGTGCATATCTCCCATTTCTGAAGATGTTGAGCATGAATCATTGAATGCTTCTCCTGTCCTACATTGTGAGTCTGATGGCAAGACAGATGTACTTGAGACTGCTGTTAAGATGGATGCTTTAGAAGATGTTAGCCTTCTTTTTGCCCCTCCAGAACTTCGGAGTACCACGCTGACTAATGTTTGTAGCATTCCTAATGAAAATGTTCTGGAATTAAACCAAATGGATTTAAACTCAGAACAGAAAGatgttgagaaaaaaatttctaatcaatttcaaaacagTTTAGTTTTGGATGCTGGTTTCGCTGCTGAATACTACAACTTGCAAGCAGACTATTTGCAACTCATGAACTTCAGAGACTGCGAGCTTAAGGCATCTGAATTTCAGCGCTTGGCTTCAGATTTGCACTCACAGCATGAGATTTCTCATGAAAGCCATGATGCTGCTATAGATGCTTTGCTCTTGGCTGCAGAATGCTATGTCAATCCCTTCTTTGTGATATCTCTTAAAGCCAGTTCAAATATAATGAACAAGATGAATGTCTGCAGGGTTAAAATTCCAAAGACTTTTGAAATGTCAGAGCTTAGAAGGGTTACTAAGAAGACTAACAGCAATTTGCAGACAATATCTCATCTTGAAAAGAACAGAGATAAGGTTGTCCTTAAAATACTGCTTGAGGCTGCTGAATTAGATAGGAAGTATCACAAAAAGTTGTCAGATGGAGAAGATTGTGAAAGCTACTCTGTAGAATCCGATGAACAAGTCATAGAGATATCTCCCTTTGATATACAGTCAGCAGATGCTGTCACCTTGGTTCGACAAAATCAGTCCTTATTGTGCAATTTTCTGATTAGACGATTGCAAGGAGAACAACATTCTTTGCATGAAATTCTCATGCAGTGTCTTGTGTTTCTGTTGCACTCAGCCACTAAGCTACATTGCACCCCTGAACATGTGATTGATATTATTTTGCAATCTGCTAACTACCTTAATGGGATGTTAACATCTTTCTCTTGTCGGTTCAAAGAAGGCCAGTGCCAGTTGAATCCTGAAAAGATACATGGTTTACAACGCCGCTGGATACTGCTGCGAAGATTAGTAATTGCTTCAAGTGGTGGTGGTGTTGGTTCAGACTTTGCAGTCAATATCAACAATGGCTTCCGCCATGGAAACTTGATTCCTCCTTCAGCCTGGATGCAGAAAATACCCACATTTTCTCATTCTACTTCTCCACTTGTTCGCTTTCTTGGCTGGATGGCAATATCTCGAAATGCAAAACAGTTCATAGAGGAGCGCCTTTTCCTTACTTCAGACATGTCAGAACTGACATATTTACTCTCTATATTTGCAGATGAGCTTGCGGTAGTAGATAAATTTGTTGATCCTAAACATGAAGATCTAAAGATTGAACAATCTGGGGATAAACAAGACTCTCCAATCCCTAATGGCGTTGATCTTGCTGATGGGCAGCATAGATATCAATCTTTCCGGGTCATCTACCCTGATCTCTGTaaattctttccaaatatGAAAAAGCAGTTTGAAGCTTTTGGGGAAATCATTTTGGAAGCTGTTGGGTTGCAGCTGAAATCACTACCTTCTGCTGTTGTGCCTGATATTTTGTGCTGGTTTTCTGATTTGTGTTCATGGCCTTTTTTCCACAAGGACCAAGCTACTTCACACAGCAGTTGTACTCATTTGAAGGGCCATGTTGCGAAAAATGCCAAAGCTATAATTCTCTTCGTGTTAGAAGCCATTGTTGTGGAGCACATGGAAGCACTGGTGCCTGAGATACCAAGAGTTGTGCTAGTGTTGGTATCCCTTTGTAGAGCCTCCTATTGTGACACGTCATTTCTTGATTCTGTATTACATCTGTTAAAGCCAATTATCTCATATTCGTTGCATAAGGTGTCTGATGAGGAGAAATTGTTAGTTGATGATTCTTGTCACAATTTTGAGTCTTTATGCTTTGATGAGCTTTTCAGTAACATCAGACAAAGAAATGAGAATCAAGATAGTTCTCTAGAGAAAGCATTCAGCGGAGCACTGACAATTTTCATACTGGCTTCTGTCTTTCCAGATTTATCCTTCCAACGTAGAAGAGAAATATTGCAGTCATTAACATTCTGGGCTGATTTCACTGCTTTTGAGCCAAGTACCTCTTTTCATGACTATCTCTGTGCTTTTAATGCTGTCATGGAAAGTTGCAAAGTTTTCTTGCTTCAGCATCTAAGGGTCTCTAATTTTGTTCCTCTTCAGTTGCCTCCCTTTTCTGACTCCGGGAAACTTGGTGAAAGTGGCTCAGAATCCTTTTCATGGTTTCTTAACGATATATTGCATGGCTCTACTCCAAATGAAATTTCTGAAAATCTGGAAAGTAACAGCTTTGATGCTATTGtcttaaatgagaaaaattacAATCTGTCTGAAGAGGAAATAGAGGACTTTACAAAAGACTTAGAGGGTGTCATTTCAAAGCTTTATCCAACTATTGAGCAATGTTGGTCTCTTCATCATCAGCTGGCAAAGAAGCTTACTATTGCATCAGCACAATGTTTTGTGTACTCAAGATGTTTGTTGTCTATGGCTCCAGCAATTCATAATGCTGAAGGGTATAAGAATGAAAATTCTTTGCCTTCTAAATCAGTTGACCGGTTGCCAGCTCAGTGGAAAACTGGTCTTGAAGGTCTTGCTGGAACAATATTGATGCTCCAAGAAAATGCGTGCTGGCAAGTTGCATCTGTGATGCTTGATTGCCTTCTCGGAGTGCCCCTTGGTTTTCCTCTTGATAATGTTATTGATTCTATTTGTACTGCAATAAAAAACTTTTCTAGCAAGGCACCAAAAATTTCTTGGCGTTTGCAAACTGATAAATGGTTGTCAATATTATGCATAAGAGGCATCCATAGCCTTCATGAAAGTGAAGTTCCTCCTCTAGTTAATATGTTTCTTACAATGCTGGGCCACCCTGAACCTGAGCAACGCTTTATAGTGCTTCAGCACTTGGGTAGATTGGTAGGACAAGATGTAGATGGAGGAATAATGGTACAGTCTTCTAAGTTTTGCAGTAAGATAGTTTCACCAGGCTTAGTACCTTCTATTCCTGAAAAGATAATTTCACTTTTGGTCTCAAGTACCTGGGATCAGGTGGCTGTTCTGGCATCAACAGATGTGTCATTATCCTTGAGGACTCGTGCAATGGCGCTTCTCGTGGATTATGTCCCGTTTGCTGATAGGCATCAGTTACAATCCTTCCTTGCAGCAGCTGATAGTCTTCTATATGGCTTGGGCAGGCTTGTTTACCCTATTTGTGAGGGACCATTACTTAAACTTTCATTAGCACTTATTACTAGTGCTTGTCTATACTCACCAGCTGAAGATATTTCTTTGATTCCTCAAAAGGTTTGGGAAAATATTGAGACTTTAGGGTTTTCCAAAGCTG AATACAGACTTCCAGATCTTGAGAAGAAGGCATGCCAAGTCTTGTGTAGATTGAGAAATGAAGGAGATGATGCCAAAGAG GTCCTGCAAGAAGTGCTCTCTTCAAGTTCTGCAAAACAATCTGACCCAGAATTTGGGAGCACCCGGGAATCTGTTCTTCAG GTCCTTGCTAATCTAACTTCTGTTCAGTCATACTTTGATATTTTTGCAAGGGAAACTGACCAAGAGGCTATG GAACTAGAGGAGGCTGAATTGGAATTGGATCTTATTCAGAAAGAAGGTGTCCTTCAAGAATCATTGAAAGACTCTGAAGATGGACATCAGCTTCCGCGTCTAGCCA CTCCTGTGAGAGATGAAAACCGTCTTCAGCAAATCAAGGATTGCATTCGTTCTTT CAAGAAGAACAAACTTCAAGACGATATAGTAGCTCGCAGGCAACAGAAACTTCTTATGAGGCGTGCTCGTCAAAAATACCTGGAAGAGGCATCTTTGCGAGAAGCTGAGCTTTTGCAAGAACTTGATAG GGAAAGGACTGCtgaagctgaaaaagacaTTGAGAGGCAGCGCTTGTTGGAACTTGAACGAGCTAAAACAAGGGAATTACGTCACAATCTTGATATGGAAAAGGAGAGGCAAACACAG AGAGAACTTCAGAGAGAATTGGAGCAGGCTGAATCTGGACTAAGATCTTCAAGGCGTGACTTCCCTTCATCTCATAGTAG TAGGCCTCGGGAAAGGTATCGTGAGAGGGAAAATGGAAGATCAAGTAATGAAGGAAGCACAAGAACTACTAGTAGCAGCCTGCAACCTGAAAATACCACTAGTTCATCGATGGCTGCAATGCCAACAGTTGTTCTGTCAGGATCACGATCGTTTTCGGGCCAGCCACCCACCATTTTACAATCCCGTGACCGTGCAGATGAATGTAGCAGCAGTTAcgaagaaaattttgatggaaGTAAGGACTCAGGAGACACAGGTAGTGTTGGTGATCCAGAGTTAGTGTCTGCATTTGATGGACAATCAGGTGGCTTTGGATCTTCTCAAAGGCATGGATCTAGAGGGAGCAAGTCCAGGCAGGTATTAGAGAGGAGAGAGAGGGATGGTAGACGTGAAAGCAAGTGGGAGAGGAAACATTCTTGA